In Dioscorea cayenensis subsp. rotundata cultivar TDr96_F1 chromosome 13, TDr96_F1_v2_PseudoChromosome.rev07_lg8_w22 25.fasta, whole genome shotgun sequence, the sequence ATTTGATAGTAACATGTAACTAATATTCCTAATGTGTATAGTTATTTAATCTTTAATCAATAATCTATTACTATagtaaaaaattacttttttaattcTATTGTTCTCCCTCATTTTACTAATAACCACATAATTTCAATTTTCgctatttaaattttgtaccTGTAATATATACATGCCCTTGATTCTTAGTTCAAACTTTCATTTATTAAGTTGACAATGCACCAccgaataaaaaataaagataatataataaattcacATATGCCACCGCATATAATATCAAttcaagaaataattatttaaagaaaatcaacaaagaaatataaactttaattaaaaaaaaaaatcaaacccacAAAactagctttttttttaataaaaatagataatcaaTAAATCTTCAATCATTATAAGAGAGTCATACCTAAAACAAATTATATCGCTCACTTATTATAAAAGTGATTACAAAAtcaatagttaattttttttttttgcaaatgcAGCATGTTTAACAACTGCTTTTTGACCAAGGATTCTATGCCACCTGTGCAAAAGCGGACCCTGACCACCTGCCATAGTGAACTTTTATACATTATGCATTTTGGTAAGAATTGAACCTCCGATTTTTTTCATGAGAATGAATACTTTTTATATTGTAacaatattaatatcaataaaattatgtcaatatttaaaaaaataaattataaattttcaaatatggttaaatttttttcttagaatattttaaaaaaactaatatcaatttttatcttgattttttatttataaatataattctgtaaatatttatttataaaaaaaaaaaaaacaaataattctaGAAAAGTCATGAAAACAGTAGCAGCATCGTCTTCGCCGACTCTTGGTCCCCGCTCATCGCGCTATTAAAACGcgtttggagctctctcggcatcaccATCTCCGAGCTCCCCATCCCATGGAACTACCACCGTCTTCGCCGGAGCTCATTACCTCCTTCTGCTGCTTCTCCCACTCTCCGCGCGCCCAGGTCAGAGActtcaacaacttcaaaaacAGTGCCCGTCCTTCCCgcatcctcttcttctccaacgaCTCCTGGATCGACTTTGCACGCAAGGTGTTCGACGATTTGTGTGCCGCCTTCGTCGCCGGAAAGCCTGCCGTGGATGTCACGGTTGATGGGAAGTCATGTTTGGTTAACTTTCTCAGCATGTCTTTGATCGAGGTGGATACTGGAATTCTCAAGTCCATCGCTTGGATCGATTGCAATGGCCGTTGCTTCTTCCCGAGAGTTCTCCCCGAGCGCATGCACGCTTCGCAGCTAAAGAAGAGACCTTTGTGCGATGATCATTGCtggaaagcaaagaagaaggagaaaattATGGAAAGTTCGGATTTTGATGAGAGGTCTGATGAGAGCCCGGATGTTTGCTCTGTGATTGCCTCGCCAGAGAAGCAGTCATGGCCGGATCTTTTGAGCTTATCGGAGGAGAGCGCGTCTTATAAACATGTGGAGGATTTGTTCCTCGCCGGAGTGCGCCCGTTGGACTCCGACATTGTGGTCACTGGCGTGCGCAAGTGCACGCACGCAAGTCGTTCGGCGAAATGCCGAAAGAGCACTTTTGATATGAACGTTCAATCAACTAAAGCCTTGAGAGGAGATTCCAATGTTAAGCTTGGATGGTATGGTGCTTCACCAAAAGAGGTGGCGGGAATCATAGCTCATGGCTTTGGGCAACCGAATTACAAGTCTTTCGGCCACGGTGCACATGGTGTTGGTGTCCACCTCTCGCCACCAAACTTCGGATTTGCCAGGCATGTTCAGCAACTTCAGCTCTATCAATTCTCATGAGCATGGACTTCATTGATCACATGAAAACTGATGTAATTCTCTATGTTTGTATTGATTTCAGCTCTCTTTTGTCAACACCAGATGAAAACGGTGAGAAACACCTGATTCTTTGCCAGGTTCTCATGGGCAATTCTGAGCAAATACCGGCAGGATCGTACCAGTTTCATCCAAGCAATGACTTGTTCGATACTGCCGTCGATGATCTGAAAAGCCCCAGATGGTTTATAGTTTGGACAACACACATGAACACACACATACTTCCTCTATACGTTGTGACTTTCAAGTCTTCTAATCAAATTCATGGTAACAATCAATCATAAATCTGATACTTTAATCTCTACATCAGTATGTGATGTCTGATACTTTAATTTCCAATTCATTTTTTATCAGGATCATGCAGGATGGTTAATGTTGCCGAAAAACCTTCTTTTACTAGTGTTCCTTTCCCGAAATTGTTCGCAGAGGTGGCCAAATCACTGCCTGAATTTCAAGTAAGAGCATTGGAGATGCAGTTTCACAGGCACAAAGTGAGTTAAATTCTTGCATCTCATCAAGTGTATAAATTCTCAAGAATGAGATTCTCAATTCTCATGTTACTGTGCATTTTGGCAGGAAGGAAAGATGAGCAAAGAGGCCTTCATTAGATGCTTGAGGACTTTGGCTGGTGATAAGCTACTATCTACTTCTTTACAGAGAATCAGAGGACACTAATGAATTACGGTACATATACATCCACCATTAATTCTTGGAAGCTCTGTTCTTGATTTGcatgtttgaaaattttgtttttgagtttcttttcttaatatgaaTTGGAACTCACTTGTGGTTGTTTGTATACTTGGGTTAAAAGATTTGTGTGTTCTTAGCTATTGCTCTCACATGTAAATTTGTACTTTTATtcttaatgaagaaatatatcacctttcttttctttcaattatgtgtgtgtatttgtgaacaTTTGAATTCATTCCATGCATGAATTCTATGAATAGTAAATTTGTACTTCAAttcaaaatgaagaaatatatcATCCTTCTCTTCTTTTGAGTATTTCTGTTTCAcaagaatcaaattaaaaatttggatACATTCAACAAGCCATGGATTTtgcatgatgtttttttttcttcttttgagtaTTTGAGTACCAACAACAATAAGTTGTTAGCCCCAACTATTTAGGATCGGTTACataaatctttcttttccatGACATCAGACTAAATAAATCAAGCTCAGTTAGACGCATCttacattttataaaatttctactAATTCCACTTTTTATGTAGTGGCATCTAACCGTAGTCTATAGATATGATCATATCATTTCAAACGATTCTCTCTTCAACGTGTAAATAATAGTAGTTTATGGATCAAACATTTGGAATTTGTGAGTAGAATTCTAATTGCTTGGTCATGTTAGTAAGCATTCCTTGCCAACCAAGTTTAGGACCAGCTACCACACATTTATGACTTTAAAAAGTCTGCCTTATTAATCAAGTTTTAAATATGAGACATGTTATCCAAGTTGAATTCTtttaatatgagacattaatgTCTTCACATAGTTTACATTGTTCCACATCTAACAAGTTTTTGATATCATGTTTGTAGTCTTATGTGAGATACAAGCAATGTTTTGGTTTGTCTTCATTCTAATCACATAATTAAGTAGCccatatatactatatatatatatatatatatatattccttttcTTAATCCACAATGCTTATCCCCTAATTAACAAGATTGTTAGCtatattttagataaatataatGTTAGCTATGTCTTGAATTTAAACTCAATCAAGGAGTGATGTTCATCTTATGttagaatatatttaattaataatagataTTGAAAACATTAGAAGGTGACAAAAAAGGAAGATCTTTATCCATTAATGAAATGAAtccaaaatgataatatttacaataaatcTTCATCATCATAACAAGCAACaattaatcaattttataatttataattaaagtaCAACAAAGAAGGATCCTTATCTTTTAAAGAATGGATTTTATCTTTCTTAATCCATCACACAAATTAAACAATGTTAGATTAATTCTAGATAGGAAGGACacgtcacacacacacacacacatatatatatatatgatccaaAAGGTGATTAATTGGTAAATActctttatattaattttttacatttatttatttaaattataaaaataaaagagaaattttttcctttaaaattttaaaatataataatattatttgaaactTAATTTTAGCTTAACAACAATGCCATACTATAATGACAGAATTacaaaacatttatataaagAGAGTTGCCTATCGTTTCTACACTGCAAACAACccttaaattttatgaaaataacaGTAATGCCACTGATGATTATGTTGGCAGGCATTAACGTATGTCCCATCACCTCACGTCGATGGCAGTCTctgttattttattcaaatttcatGACTTTTTTGACCCGAGATAGTGGGAGACTAGCAAACGTCTCTTTCTATGCATCAGCTACGCTACTTCAAACAGCAATTATGCCACTCTCCTATCGTGTTTGTCCACGTGTCCAGGAGCTCAAGTTATAATTAATACATATtgtcaaaataaatgcttttcAAAGTAATGtgtttcatataaatttttatctaaTCAAAATTGAATAGTAAATTTTTtaagattcaattttttttacactataataattttttagaaaaataattattgaatatatttatttatataatttaatgccTTTAAAAATGCGGTTATAGAATGTTATAAGATGTttagttgggaaaaagatgttTATCTCTAATCACACATGGTGATGGTGATAGTGCTAAGTTTTCTTCCTGAATTAAATATATGTcatctaaatttatttattattttttttaaaaggtaaaaattttaatatattcaaggaaaaagtaaaattgccaaaactaaatatttttttttctaaacagATTAGcataaaagaaatgagaaaatgacATGGAGGTTTAGAAGATAAAATTgacatgaaaattatattttattttttcaaatgtcaacattaaaaaaataataataacaaaagtgtttttttccCTCTACAATAAATACCctaaaatgtatatattttttcaagcCACAACCATCACCAAGGGAAACTTCAATGATGAAATAAATGTGTATATATTCGGGCAAACTCTTCTTCACCTATgattttttcttctattattttttttattacattagttttttaataaaattttgatttatctatcttatatttatatatataattaaaaaaacatcagAGATATATGCAATTAGAGTTGCCTCCAGAGTAAGGCTAACGAAGCAATTGCTTTAAGCtttccaatatttttaaaacctcatctttaaattttttaaattatatttttgtaaaaattcaaaatcttgAAAAACTCCcaataattattgtaatatagAAATGTTTTAATCTAATGTTTAGCCAATGTTATATAATCTTAGTtaacttttataatttaaaataatatggtaagatattaaatatttttattttaatgattaattAGTCTCATATCTTTtctaactaattaatttttcaaaattctattcttatccatacatatatttgtttctaaaaattaatataatatttattttttttaattataaataaaaactttcatattcttattattattttttcatatttttattttatttaattttgttcataaattttaaatatatctttttatcataagtttaataatatttaaaaaaataaacaaacatctcatatagatatttattaaataaatttaaataaatatttattttattaaataaattaaaatatttattccaATTCTACCTAAGCGCCCCGCATGAAATGCGCAATAATATTTATGCCACccaaccaatatatatatatgagaacccatcatctagggacgtccctagatttcaaatctagggatgtccatagtagctATCGGATGAAAATttgacggctcttatcattatgaacagtagaaaccgcgttctactTAAGGTGTACAGCGTTtaataatcaatcaaccatcggatgatgatccaacggcttagatttaaaaacatccctagatttaaaatctagggacgtccctagatgatgttttccctatatatatatatatatatattaattgccACTGGCGGATTTAAGGGGGGCAAGGGGGTGCTCTTGgcccatcatatatatatatatatatattcataattatattatatatataattaaactattGATCATCATAATTCATATGaaaaatgctatttttatttttatttttaaattttacctcatattctttaaaataaattacataaaaatgataaaattactatattaagatgttgagtgataataaataatatggctagCCAAATATAAATCctctaatatttttgttattaaaccttatatatatatatattaattaaacttatcaatacataattatcaatatttaggatattaatataaaaataaaaaataaaaataaaatcctaaaaaatgcaattgctattgtaaaatctctaaaataaaaaaacattgcagATCTCATGGattgttgagttttttttttctctttgatcaattttcttcaagtttatgttttattttcattatcggTATTTATCGTTTTTTTcctatttgttttatatctaatttaatttttttaatttttatgtgattatttgttgtgtaaaagtatttatatttgttgaatgattgttagatatttgttaaatatttgtttcattatgaaaattattgtgaaaaatgttatatatttgtgattaattgttatgaaaatttaattattcattatattatttgttaaataattgttatatgTAATAATTAACTTACatatgaatttgtttaaaattgttttttaattgcagtatttgttaatttagtgtttaatcgctaattatgtagatatgatagcggatttacacataaaccaaattttttagatggatatatattttatatttttaaaatattaattattataatctcaagtttgaattaataaaattatttaatattttaaaaaaatttaaaatttaaattcagcaACCCTTAATTTTAATTGTGCTCCGCGACTTTTAATTGCATATTATGTTCTAGTGGGTTCTAGGAAAGTATCAGGGACAAGTTAGGTTAttagatttaatttgatggCATTATGGGATTAATGCATGTATATA encodes:
- the LOC120274466 gene encoding probable inactive poly [ADP-ribose] polymerase SRO3, with product MELPPSSPELITSFCCFSHSPRAQVRDFNNFKNSARPSRILFFSNDSWIDFARKVFDDLCAAFVAGKPAVDVTVDGKSCLVNFLSMSLIEVDTGILKSIAWIDCNGRCFFPRVLPERMHASQLKKRPLCDDHCWKAKKKEKIMESSDFDERSDESPDVCSVIASPEKQSWPDLLSLSEESASYKHVEDLFLAGVRPLDSDIVVTGVRKCTHASRSAKCRKSTFDMNVQSTKALRGDSNVKLGWYGASPKEVAGIIAHGFGQPNYKSFGHGAHGVGVHLSPPNFGFASSLLSTPDENGEKHLILCQVLMGNSEQIPAGSYQFHPSNDLFDTAVDDLKSPRWFIVWTTHMNTHILPLYVVTFKSSNQIHGSCRMVNVAEKPSFTSVPFPKLFAEVAKSLPEFQVRALEMQFHRHKEGKMSKEAFIRCLRTLAGDKLLSTSLQRIRGH